Proteins co-encoded in one Fundidesulfovibrio magnetotacticus genomic window:
- a CDS encoding M24 family metallopeptidase yields MFEALEILPAGEMARRHAACRAHLARLAPEAGGLVVFSRLAIYYLTGTFGNGLLWLPMEGEPVLMVRKGIERARLESPLMTVVPFRSYGDVAGLCAEAGSPLSPVAAAEMAALPWNLATLFTSRVKDVRFVAGDMALAKAQAVKSPWELAKMRLCGERHNRAMTELLPGRLRPGMSEREVSHQVWEAFFELGHSGMVRMDAPGEEIFLGHVSAGDSGNYPSVFNGPLGLRGEHPAVPFMGYAGKVWKKGEPLSVDCGFALEGYVTDKTQVYWGGPEASIPDAVKSAHSFCMDVQAWTAENLKPGAIPSQIWEHCRAWAERAGFAEGFMGLGGNKVPFLGHGIGLVVDAWPVFAKGFDEPFEEGMVMAVEPKMGVPGVGMVGVENTFEVTATGSTCITGDAFGMIAVE; encoded by the coding sequence ATGTTCGAAGCCTTGGAAATCCTTCCGGCGGGTGAAATGGCCCGGCGTCACGCGGCGTGCAGGGCGCACCTGGCGCGGCTAGCCCCCGAGGCGGGCGGTCTGGTGGTCTTTTCCCGGCTGGCCATCTACTATCTGACGGGAACCTTTGGCAACGGCCTGCTGTGGCTGCCCATGGAGGGCGAGCCGGTGCTCATGGTGCGCAAGGGCATCGAGCGCGCGCGGCTGGAATCGCCTCTGATGACGGTGGTCCCCTTCCGCTCCTACGGCGACGTGGCCGGGCTGTGCGCCGAGGCCGGATCGCCCCTTTCGCCCGTAGCTGCGGCCGAGATGGCCGCGCTGCCCTGGAACCTTGCGACGCTCTTCACCTCCCGGGTGAAGGACGTGCGCTTCGTGGCGGGGGACATGGCTCTGGCAAAGGCCCAGGCCGTGAAGAGTCCGTGGGAGCTCGCCAAGATGCGCCTGTGCGGAGAGCGCCACAACCGGGCCATGACGGAGCTGCTGCCGGGCCGCCTGCGTCCGGGCATGAGCGAGCGCGAGGTGTCCCACCAGGTGTGGGAGGCCTTCTTCGAGCTGGGGCACTCGGGCATGGTGCGCATGGACGCGCCCGGGGAGGAAATCTTCCTGGGGCATGTGTCGGCGGGCGATTCGGGCAACTACCCCAGCGTGTTCAACGGGCCGCTGGGGCTTCGCGGCGAGCATCCGGCCGTGCCCTTCATGGGCTACGCGGGCAAGGTCTGGAAGAAGGGAGAGCCCCTCTCGGTGGACTGCGGCTTCGCCCTGGAGGGCTACGTCACGGACAAGACCCAGGTCTACTGGGGCGGTCCCGAGGCCTCAATCCCCGACGCGGTGAAGAGCGCCCATTCCTTCTGCATGGACGTGCAGGCCTGGACGGCCGAAAACCTCAAGCCCGGGGCGATCCCCTCGCAGATATGGGAGCACTGCCGGGCCTGGGCGGAACGCGCGGGCTTCGCCGAGGGGTTCATGGGCCTTGGCGGCAACAAGGTGCCCTTCCTGGGCCACGGCATCGGCCTGGTGGTGGACGCCTGGCCGGTATTCGCCAAGGGCTTCGACGAGCCCTTCGAGGAGGGCATGGTGATGGCCGTGGAGCCCAAGATGGGCGTGCCGGGCGTGGGCATGGTGGGCGTGGAGAACACCTTCGAGGTGACGGCCACGGGCTCGACCTGCATCACGGGCGACGCCTTCGGGATGATCGCCGTGGAGTAG
- a CDS encoding DMT family transporter: MSKTPFHAAALAALLAAMLLWGGSFVAMKAAVQHLDPWLIVLGRMLLATLAFAPLARRMPPRPLVRAHLPGLLLMALAEPCFYFVFEAKALTLTQASQAGVITAMLPVMVVCAAGLFLGERTSARGWAGLALGVAGAGMLSAFAPEDAYSPDPLLGNLLEMAAMGCATVYTLMVKRLAPHFSPAFLTAFQAATGTVFFLPALWFSPWPATFTWQGLAAMGYLGLFVSVAAYGCYNFALSRLPASRAAAAVNLIPAFTLVMGWLLLGETIQGWQWAGIALILAGTRLTGHTP, from the coding sequence ATGTCCAAGACTCCGTTTCATGCCGCCGCGCTCGCGGCGCTTCTGGCGGCCATGCTGCTCTGGGGCGGTTCCTTCGTGGCCATGAAGGCCGCCGTCCAACACCTCGATCCATGGCTGATCGTCCTGGGCAGGATGCTCCTGGCCACCCTGGCTTTCGCCCCGCTTGCGCGGCGCATGCCTCCGCGGCCCCTGGTGCGCGCGCACCTGCCGGGGCTTCTACTCATGGCCCTGGCCGAACCCTGCTTCTATTTCGTCTTCGAGGCCAAGGCGCTCACCCTTACCCAGGCATCCCAGGCCGGGGTCATCACGGCCATGCTGCCGGTGATGGTGGTCTGCGCGGCTGGGCTCTTTCTGGGCGAACGCACTTCGGCGCGGGGCTGGGCGGGCCTGGCCCTGGGCGTGGCCGGGGCAGGCATGCTCTCCGCCTTCGCGCCCGAAGATGCATACTCGCCCGACCCCCTGCTGGGCAACCTCCTGGAGATGGCCGCCATGGGCTGCGCCACGGTGTACACCCTCATGGTCAAGCGCCTGGCCCCGCATTTCTCCCCGGCCTTCCTCACGGCCTTCCAGGCCGCCACGGGCACGGTTTTCTTCCTCCCCGCGCTCTGGTTCTCCCCCTGGCCCGCCACGTTCACCTGGCAGGGGCTGGCCGCCATGGGCTACCTGGGCCTCTTCGTGAGCGTGGCCGCCTACGGCTGCTACAACTTCGCCCTCTCGCGCCTCCCGGCCTCCCGTGCCGCGGCGGCCGTGAACCTCATCCCCGCCTTCACCCTGGTCATGGGCTGGCTCCTCCTGGGCGAAACCATCCAGGGCTGGCAGTGGGCCGGCATCGCCCTGATCCTGGCGGGAACGCGTCTCACCGGACATACCCCTTGA
- a CDS encoding CoA-binding protein encodes MREALAGCRSVAVVGAKDKPGSPVDRVGRYLLEKGFTVYPVHPVRKTVWGLQAFPTLADVPGPVDIVNLFRAAEHCPAHARETLALPTLPRIFWMQLGIFSFEARSILAKSPVMVIEDSCLMVDHRRIFPDA; translated from the coding sequence ATGCGTGAGGCCCTCGCCGGTTGCCGGTCCGTGGCCGTTGTCGGGGCCAAGGACAAACCGGGCAGCCCCGTGGACCGCGTGGGACGCTACCTGCTCGAAAAGGGCTTCACGGTCTACCCCGTGCACCCCGTGCGCAAGACCGTCTGGGGCCTCCAGGCCTTCCCCACCCTGGCCGACGTGCCCGGTCCCGTGGACATCGTCAACCTTTTCCGCGCCGCCGAGCACTGCCCCGCCCACGCCCGGGAAACCCTGGCCCTGCCCACGCTCCCCAGAATCTTCTGGATGCAGCTGGGCATCTTCAGCTTCGAGGCCCGCTCCATCCTGGCCAAAAGCCCCGTGATGGTCATCGAGGACAGCTGCCTCATGGTGGACCACCGCCGTATCTTCCCCGACGCCTGA
- a CDS encoding YkgJ family cysteine cluster protein, with protein MEANNLAFDCRRCGHCCKGAGGIVLTGKDQQRLALHLDLPLDRFLADHTVRKGERVLLDVRDDGFCIFFQDGCGVHPSRPDICRAWPFFRGNLLDESSWELCLEYCAGINPSLPHEEFVRQGLATLREQGVGGCGDPDAPSALRLDGIAKP; from the coding sequence ATGGAAGCGAACAACCTGGCCTTCGACTGCCGCCGCTGCGGCCACTGCTGCAAGGGCGCCGGGGGCATCGTGCTCACCGGCAAGGACCAGCAACGCCTGGCCCTCCACCTGGACCTCCCCCTCGACCGCTTCCTGGCCGACCACACCGTGCGCAAAGGGGAGCGAGTCCTCCTGGACGTGCGCGACGACGGCTTCTGCATCTTCTTCCAGGACGGCTGCGGCGTGCACCCCTCCCGCCCCGACATCTGTCGCGCCTGGCCCTTCTTCCGGGGCAACCTCCTGGACGAATCGAGCTGGGAACTCTGCCTGGAATACTGCGCGGGCATCAACCCCTCGCTCCCCCACGAGGAATTCGTGCGCCAGGGCCTGGCAACCCTGCGCGAACAAGGCGTGGGCGGCTGCGGCGACCCCGACGCGCCCAGCGCCCTGCGCCTGGACGGGATCGCCAAACCGTGA
- a CDS encoding DnaJ domain-containing protein: MNVAEAHKILGLAPDAGPEELKKSYRQLAFRYHPDLHPGDPLAKRKFQHLNEAYLLLKQVMAEGPPKAARRPDRDKEPPKADPNAKRKAKAAYSKQAYTKADDPGDTKTNYYFRREDVLTDLLKDSFARQVFEDIYRELHKPGAAPGQTQAQDSASRTLDIRAGKSRLRMDLSGGLMNGLKGMLLKQLDDEQTVQVPPTSILPGAKLRVGVSQGLSGESRTVEFTLPKDYTLGQPIRLKGLGRRLGPWKGDLYLRLTLG; this comes from the coding sequence GTGAACGTCGCCGAGGCCCACAAGATCCTCGGCCTCGCTCCCGACGCCGGGCCGGAGGAGCTCAAGAAGAGCTACCGCCAGCTGGCCTTCCGCTACCACCCGGACCTCCACCCCGGCGATCCCCTCGCCAAGCGCAAATTCCAGCACCTCAACGAGGCCTACCTCCTGCTCAAGCAGGTGATGGCCGAAGGCCCGCCCAAGGCCGCACGGCGTCCCGACCGCGACAAGGAACCGCCCAAGGCCGACCCCAACGCCAAGCGCAAGGCCAAGGCCGCCTACTCCAAACAGGCCTACACCAAGGCCGACGACCCCGGCGATACAAAAACCAACTACTACTTCCGCCGCGAAGACGTGCTCACCGACCTGCTCAAGGACTCCTTCGCCCGACAGGTCTTCGAGGACATCTACCGCGAGCTCCACAAGCCGGGAGCAGCCCCGGGCCAGACCCAGGCCCAGGACAGCGCCAGCCGAACCCTGGACATCCGCGCCGGAAAATCCCGCCTGCGCATGGACCTCTCCGGAGGTCTCATGAACGGGCTCAAAGGCATGCTCCTCAAGCAGCTCGACGACGAACAGACCGTCCAGGTGCCGCCCACCTCCATCCTCCCCGGCGCGAAGCTTCGCGTGGGCGTCTCCCAAGGCCTCTCCGGCGAAAGCCGCACCGTGGAGTTCACACTGCCCAAGGACTACACCCTCGGCCAACCCATCCGCCTCAAGGGCCTCGGCCGACGCCTCGGCCCCTGGAAGGGCGACCTCTACCTGCGCCTCACCCTGGGCTGA
- a CDS encoding metal-dependent hydrolase, which produces MPGYKGHIAGALAATATALGGAWWLGLYKPDPKTMALMAALAVLGALFPDVDTSSKGRHLYYGVALAADAVLILREQYRYAALLGFCAILPAIGSHRGWTHTWWAGLVIPSPILIAPMMLMGVALKVLLPFYLAAVLGYYSHLLLDGEF; this is translated from the coding sequence ATGCCCGGCTACAAAGGACACATCGCGGGAGCCCTGGCCGCTACAGCAACCGCCCTGGGCGGAGCGTGGTGGCTCGGCCTCTACAAACCCGATCCCAAGACCATGGCCCTCATGGCCGCCCTGGCCGTGCTGGGCGCGCTCTTCCCCGACGTGGACACCAGCTCCAAAGGCCGACACCTCTACTACGGCGTGGCCCTGGCCGCCGACGCAGTGCTCATCCTGCGCGAACAGTACCGCTATGCCGCGCTCCTGGGCTTCTGCGCCATCCTCCCCGCCATCGGTTCCCATCGGGGATGGACCCACACCTGGTGGGCCGGGCTCGTCATCCCCAGCCCCATCCTCATCGCGCCCATGATGCTCATGGGCGTCGCCTTGAAAGTCCTGCTGCCCTTCTACCTCGCCGCCGTGCTGGGTTATTATTCGCACCTGCTCCTGGACGGGGAATTTTGA
- a CDS encoding SufB/SufD family protein — translation MKPIDLSQFDFAAPAPGQIADLNTLDEADKHQLLMAGVDVAASAVSGTYMHMDHGAVHCKSKRPGVEILDIKSAMAKYDGLKEYMWTLVDKDKDDFTRKAASDLHGGYFIRTEKGAKITEPVQSCLFIKGDMTGQAVHNIIVVEEDSELHIITGCSVAHSSKGAAHLGISEFFVKKNAKLTFTMIHNWAENTVVRPRSAGKVEEGGVFLNNYVLLKPVRDLQMYPTVTLAGEGAVARFNSVMVAPTGSHLDTGSRIILAAPDTRGEMIARTITTGGTIIARGHIAGNAVPARGHLECKGLILGGGVIHAIPELEATVDGVELSHEAAVGKIAQEEIEYLMARGLDEEEATSTIVRGFLNVDIMGLPDKLKKVIDETISECEKDMF, via the coding sequence ATGAAGCCCATCGACCTTTCGCAGTTCGACTTCGCCGCCCCCGCCCCGGGCCAGATCGCCGACCTCAACACCCTCGACGAGGCCGATAAGCACCAGCTGCTCATGGCGGGCGTGGACGTGGCCGCCAGCGCCGTCAGCGGCACCTACATGCACATGGACCACGGAGCGGTGCACTGCAAGAGCAAGCGCCCCGGCGTGGAGATCCTGGACATCAAGTCCGCAATGGCCAAGTACGACGGCCTCAAGGAATACATGTGGACCCTTGTCGACAAGGACAAGGACGACTTCACCCGCAAGGCCGCCAGCGACCTCCACGGCGGATACTTCATCCGCACCGAGAAGGGCGCGAAGATCACGGAGCCCGTGCAGTCCTGCCTGTTCATCAAGGGCGACATGACCGGTCAGGCCGTGCACAACATCATCGTTGTCGAGGAAGACTCGGAGTTGCACATCATCACCGGATGCTCCGTGGCCCATTCCTCCAAGGGCGCGGCGCACCTGGGCATCTCCGAATTCTTCGTGAAGAAGAACGCCAAGCTCACCTTCACCATGATCCACAACTGGGCCGAGAACACCGTTGTGCGCCCGCGCTCCGCCGGTAAGGTGGAGGAGGGCGGTGTGTTCCTCAACAACTACGTGCTGTTGAAGCCCGTGCGCGACCTCCAGATGTACCCCACCGTCACCCTGGCGGGAGAGGGCGCGGTGGCCCGCTTCAACTCCGTGATGGTGGCCCCGACGGGCTCCCACCTGGACACCGGCAGCCGTATCATCCTGGCCGCGCCCGACACGCGAGGCGAAATGATCGCGCGCACCATCACCACCGGCGGCACCATCATCGCCCGAGGCCACATCGCCGGCAACGCCGTGCCCGCGCGCGGACACCTGGAGTGCAAGGGCCTGATCCTCGGCGGCGGCGTCATCCACGCCATCCCCGAACTGGAAGCCACCGTGGACGGCGTGGAACTCTCCCACGAGGCCGCCGTGGGCAAGATCGCCCAGGAAGAGATCGAATACCTCATGGCGCGCGGCCTCGACGAGGAGGAAGCCACTTCCACCATCGTGCGCGGATTCCTCAACGTGGACATCATGGGCCTGCCCGACAAGCTCAAGAAGGTCATCGACGAGACCATCTCCGAATGCGAAAAGGACATGTTCTAA
- a CDS encoding ABC transporter ATP-binding protein: protein MLSIENLHVKIGDREVLKGIDLEIKENETFILFGPNGSGKTTLLMTLMGFGNYTITEGRIMFRGHDITHAPIHERAKLGIGMSFQRPPTIHGLKLRHLVSMTAQGRPVAVDALAHRVNMDTFLDRDVNAGFSGGEIKRSELLQLMAQQPHMVLFDEPESGVDLENMKLIGNTVRELLGGECAMGTERSLRMAKCGRHVAGLIITHTGYILEYINADRGQVMYEGKLCCESNPRDILDHVSRFGYQECLRCLA from the coding sequence ATGCTCAGTATCGAAAACCTGCACGTGAAGATCGGCGACCGGGAGGTGCTCAAGGGCATCGACCTGGAAATCAAGGAAAACGAGACCTTCATCCTCTTCGGACCCAACGGTTCCGGCAAGACGACCCTGCTCATGACCCTCATGGGCTTCGGCAATTATACCATCACCGAAGGGCGCATCATGTTCCGGGGGCACGACATCACCCACGCCCCCATCCACGAGCGCGCCAAGCTGGGCATCGGCATGTCCTTCCAGCGCCCGCCCACCATCCACGGCCTCAAGCTGCGCCACCTGGTCTCCATGACCGCCCAGGGCAGGCCCGTGGCCGTGGACGCCCTGGCGCACCGCGTGAACATGGACACCTTCCTGGACCGCGACGTCAACGCGGGCTTCTCCGGCGGCGAAATCAAGCGCTCGGAGCTGCTCCAGCTCATGGCCCAGCAGCCCCACATGGTGCTCTTCGACGAGCCCGAGTCCGGCGTGGACCTGGAAAACATGAAGCTCATCGGCAACACCGTGCGCGAACTGTTGGGCGGCGAATGCGCCATGGGCACCGAACGCAGCCTGCGCATGGCCAAATGCGGACGCCACGTGGCCGGCCTGATCATCACGCACACGGGCTACATCCTCGAATACATCAACGCCGACCGCGGTCAGGTGATGTACGAAGGCAAGCTCTGCTGCGAATCCAACCCCCGCGACATCCTCGACCACGTCAGCCGCTTCGGCTACCAGGAATGCCTGCGCTGCCTGGCCTGA
- a CDS encoding rhomboid family intramembrane serine protease, which yields MIPLKDNIPRIRVPLVVWTIFFLNAAVFVGELFLTERGQALLFNLHGAVPLRFTSPELALAMGYPRGAWSTAVTYMFLHGGWMHFLLNMWVFWVFADNVEDALGHRRFALFYLLSGLAALALHVAFNADSRMPVVGASGAIAGVMGGYFRLFPHARVIVLIPIIFIPWIVEVPATLFLGLWFIIQVWSGLSETGAGVDGQSVAWWAHAGGFAFGMFLVSVLSKRDCRYCYLPESRAYRRE from the coding sequence GTGATCCCCCTCAAGGACAACATCCCGCGCATCCGCGTGCCTCTCGTGGTCTGGACGATTTTTTTCCTGAACGCGGCGGTGTTCGTGGGGGAGCTCTTCCTCACGGAGCGCGGCCAGGCCCTGCTCTTCAACCTGCACGGGGCCGTGCCGCTGCGCTTCACCAGCCCGGAACTGGCCCTGGCCATGGGCTATCCCCGCGGGGCATGGTCCACGGCCGTCACCTACATGTTCCTGCACGGCGGCTGGATGCACTTTCTCCTGAACATGTGGGTGTTCTGGGTCTTCGCGGACAACGTTGAGGACGCCCTGGGCCACCGGCGCTTCGCCCTGTTCTACCTGCTTTCTGGTCTGGCCGCCCTGGCCCTGCACGTGGCCTTCAACGCGGACTCGCGCATGCCCGTGGTGGGTGCGTCCGGGGCCATCGCCGGGGTGATGGGGGGCTATTTCCGGCTCTTCCCCCACGCGCGCGTCATCGTGCTCATTCCCATCATCTTCATCCCGTGGATCGTCGAAGTGCCGGCCACGCTCTTTCTGGGGCTCTGGTTCATTATCCAGGTCTGGTCCGGCCTCTCGGAGACCGGAGCAGGAGTGGACGGCCAATCCGTGGCCTGGTGGGCCCACGCAGGGGGCTTCGCCTTCGGCATGTTCCTCGTGAGCGTTCTGTCCAAGCGGGACTGCCGCTACTGCTACCTGCCCGAGAGCCGCGCCTACCGGCGGGAGTGA
- a CDS encoding dephospho-CoA kinase — protein MASSRTKKRVPVLETADPAELSVASRESAAAPEPGRLDQVWTALLAHRPVARSRIQEWIKAGLARVDGQSVTRPSHKLGGGEALTLDIPEARDTPAPEQGGLHVLYRDAHLLVLDKPPGLTVHPAPSCPEGTLVNRLLHHFPELARIEGQRPGIVHRIDKDTSGLLAVALHEAARLRLSEAFAGREVSKTYLALVHGRPARDVGSSDAPIGRDPSHKTRMCVQRGGREAHSRWRVAWSAPSGRASLLEVEIDTGRTHQIRVHLAHAGHPLLGDVVYASREQAELKRSDPLLHKLASRQMLHAWKLGLPHPAFGSSESEEGVPERLDFVCPPPGDFWRVLLHLGRGCQRVGVVGLPGSGKSALLSAFEARGLPAWSADRYVAALYEPGRDGANLLRSRFGERFVPEARGGVDKAALLAAMRASESLRREVMELLYPVVRGGLEDFWREQTRVRVAFAEVPMLLEAGWTGAGAVDLVVGVDCPDDLRHQRLRKKRGWDDALSAQVDSWQWPREKKLAACAFVVENASDLAAVDRAAARLLRDLAGLRRAGVASLLAWMRVKGYCS, from the coding sequence ATGGCCTCTTCCCGCACCAAGAAACGCGTCCCGGTTCTCGAAACGGCCGATCCGGCCGAGCTTTCCGTCGCCTCCCGCGAATCTGCCGCGGCCCCGGAGCCCGGCAGGCTCGATCAGGTCTGGACCGCGCTCCTGGCCCACCGCCCCGTGGCCCGCTCCAGGATCCAGGAGTGGATCAAGGCGGGGCTGGCCCGCGTGGACGGTCAGAGCGTCACGCGTCCCTCCCACAAGCTGGGCGGCGGCGAGGCCCTGACCTTGGACATCCCCGAAGCGCGGGACACGCCCGCGCCCGAGCAGGGCGGGCTGCACGTGCTCTACCGCGACGCCCACCTCCTGGTGCTGGACAAGCCCCCGGGCCTCACCGTGCACCCCGCCCCCAGCTGTCCCGAAGGCACGCTGGTCAACCGGCTGCTGCACCACTTTCCCGAACTGGCGCGCATCGAAGGGCAGCGCCCGGGCATCGTCCACCGCATCGACAAGGACACCTCGGGGCTCCTGGCCGTGGCGCTCCACGAGGCCGCGCGTCTGCGCCTCTCCGAGGCTTTCGCCGGGCGCGAGGTCTCCAAGACCTATCTTGCCCTGGTGCACGGCAGGCCCGCCCGGGACGTGGGCTCTTCCGACGCCCCCATCGGCCGCGACCCCTCCCACAAGACGCGCATGTGCGTGCAGCGCGGCGGCCGCGAGGCCCACAGCCGCTGGCGCGTGGCCTGGAGCGCCCCCTCGGGCCGGGCGAGCCTGCTGGAAGTGGAGATCGACACCGGGCGTACGCACCAGATCCGCGTGCACCTGGCCCATGCGGGGCATCCCCTGCTGGGCGACGTCGTGTACGCCTCGCGCGAGCAGGCCGAGCTGAAGCGCTCCGACCCGCTGCTGCACAAGCTGGCCTCGCGCCAGATGCTCCACGCCTGGAAGCTGGGGCTGCCGCATCCGGCCTTTGGTTCCAGCGAGTCGGAGGAGGGCGTTCCGGAACGCCTCGATTTCGTCTGTCCGCCGCCCGGGGATTTCTGGCGCGTGCTGCTCCATCTTGGCCGCGGCTGCCAGCGCGTGGGCGTGGTGGGGCTCCCGGGCTCGGGCAAGAGCGCGCTGCTTTCAGCCTTCGAGGCCCGAGGCCTGCCCGCGTGGAGCGCCGACCGCTACGTGGCCGCGCTCTACGAGCCGGGCCGCGACGGCGCGAACCTCCTGCGCTCCCGCTTCGGGGAACGCTTCGTGCCCGAGGCCCGTGGCGGGGTGGACAAGGCCGCGCTCCTGGCCGCCATGCGCGCCTCCGAGAGCCTGCGCCGCGAAGTGATGGAGCTGCTCTATCCCGTGGTGCGCGGCGGCCTGGAGGACTTCTGGCGCGAGCAGACGCGCGTCCGCGTGGCCTTCGCCGAGGTCCCCATGCTCCTGGAGGCGGGATGGACCGGCGCTGGGGCCGTGGACCTCGTGGTCGGCGTGGACTGCCCGGATGACCTGCGCCATCAACGCCTGCGCAAGAAGCGCGGCTGGGACGACGCCCTGTCCGCACAGGTGGACTCCTGGCAGTGGCCCCGGGAGAAGAAGCTCGCTGCCTGCGCCTTCGTGGTGGAGAACGCCTCGGACCTTGCCGCCGTGGACCGGGCCGCCGCCCGTCTGCTCCGTGATCTTGCGGGCCTGCGCCGGGCCGGCGTCGCCTCCCTGCTTGCCTGGATGCGCGTGAAGGGGTATTGTTCCTAG
- the rpsT gene encoding 30S ribosomal protein S20 — MANHKSALKRHRQSLIARARNRAMKTRVKNAIKAVREAVESKDTAAAQDALRAATAVLDGAASKQIIHWKTAARKVSRLNLAVNKLAV, encoded by the coding sequence TTGGCCAATCATAAGTCCGCGCTGAAGAGGCACCGTCAGAGCCTGATCGCCCGTGCCCGCAACCGCGCCATGAAGACCCGTGTGAAGAACGCCATCAAGGCCGTGCGCGAGGCCGTGGAGTCCAAGGACACCGCCGCCGCCCAGGACGCTCTGCGGGCCGCCACCGCCGTGCTCGACGGCGCCGCCTCCAAACAGATCATCCACTGGAAGACCGCCGCCCGCAAGGTTTCCCGGCTGAATCTGGCCGTGAACAAGCTCGCGGTCTAG